In a genomic window of Prochlorococcus marinus subsp. marinus str. CCMP1375:
- a CDS encoding YggT family protein has product MTPNLIKILPIIHFSTSFLLGAWSLAFLMRIILTWYPQINLKNGFWLLFYLPTEIFLTITKKIVGPIGGVDITPVIWFGLISLSRELLVGPQGIISQMLLKQAMQG; this is encoded by the coding sequence GTGACGCCAAACCTAATAAAAATACTTCCAATCATCCATTTTTCAACAAGTTTTCTTTTAGGAGCTTGGTCATTGGCATTCCTAATGAGAATTATTCTCACTTGGTATCCGCAAATAAATCTGAAAAATGGCTTTTGGCTTTTGTTTTATCTTCCTACTGAGATTTTCTTGACAATTACAAAAAAAATTGTTGGGCCAATTGGTGGGGTTGATATTACACCTGTTATATGGTTTGGCTTAATTAGCCTTAGTAGAGAATTATTAGTTGGACCGCAAGGAATAATCTCCCAGATGTTACTCAAACAAGCTATGCAAGGTTAA
- the psbX gene encoding photosystem II reaction center X protein, translated as MAFTLLFGAGVSGDVATASAVGMIGSFLAAAALIVVPAASFLLWVSQKDALERGR; from the coding sequence ATGGCTTTTACTTTGCTATTTGGTGCAGGTGTCTCAGGCGACGTTGCTACTGCTTCAGCTGTAGGCATGATCGGTAGTTTTCTTGCCGCTGCCGCTTTAATCGTTGTTCCTGCCGCATCTTTTTTACTTTGGGTTTCCCAGAAAGATGCTCTTGAACGAGGACGATAG
- a CDS encoding Ycf66 family protein, with the protein MVNASLNWASIVGIALAICGGGLYFLRSFKPALARDYDVFFAAIGLLCGGILFFQGWRLDPILQFGQFLLAGTTVFFAYESVRLRGIATDQARRSSYFDEEFESPSRPNSGFRSRDEGRFDQFQELEPISRRFGSRDSAGYETDEDELYRSSRASRPAIPEQAASRRSRPQRDSFKSESRESRRMARFSNDNPDDEIVGRSSFGDRRTYRQEDKRGSRPRANSQASRGISDSRQGRSTMSRDQSKFQSQSNRYSAPKGTPISDKAEDAAFASPESQSVRRRSTQSGPSDRRRSVGTPERSSTSRRPNSNNSMPRDNSSRRPNSNNSMPRNNSSRRPNSNNSMPRDNSSRFDD; encoded by the coding sequence TTGGTCAATGCCAGTCTTAATTGGGCGAGCATTGTAGGAATTGCCTTGGCCATATGTGGTGGAGGCCTTTATTTCTTGCGGTCTTTTAAGCCAGCGCTTGCTAGAGATTACGATGTATTTTTTGCTGCAATAGGCCTGCTTTGTGGAGGAATCCTGTTTTTCCAAGGTTGGCGTTTAGATCCAATTCTTCAATTTGGACAGTTTTTGCTTGCAGGAACTACGGTATTTTTTGCATATGAAAGTGTTCGACTACGAGGTATAGCGACTGACCAAGCTAGAAGATCCTCATATTTTGATGAAGAATTTGAATCACCTTCACGTCCAAACTCTGGTTTTAGATCTAGAGATGAAGGGAGATTTGATCAGTTTCAAGAATTAGAACCTATTAGTCGGCGTTTTGGAAGTAGAGATTCTGCAGGATATGAAACAGATGAGGACGAATTATATAGATCTAGTAGAGCGTCAAGACCAGCAATACCTGAGCAAGCTGCAAGTAGGAGAAGTCGCCCTCAGCGTGATTCATTTAAAAGTGAGTCAAGAGAATCTCGAAGGATGGCAAGATTTTCCAATGATAATCCTGATGATGAAATCGTAGGAAGATCTTCATTTGGCGATCGTAGAACTTATAGACAAGAAGACAAACGAGGAAGTAGACCTAGGGCTAATTCTCAAGCTTCAAGAGGAATCAGTGATAGTAGACAAGGGCGATCAACTATGAGTAGAGATCAAAGTAAGTTTCAATCCCAATCCAATAGATACTCTGCTCCTAAAGGTACGCCTATTTCTGATAAGGCAGAGGATGCGGCTTTTGCTTCTCCTGAGTCGCAATCAGTTCGCAGACGATCAACACAATCAGGACCTTCTGACAGAAGAAGATCAGTTGGGACACCAGAGAGGTCTTCAACTTCTCGAAGACCTAATTCAAACAATTCAATGCCAAGAGATAATTCATCCAGAAGACCTAATTCAAACAATTCAATGCCAAGAAATAATTCATCCAGAAGACCTAATTCAAACAATTCAATGCCAAGAGATAATTCATCTAGATTTGACGACTAA
- a CDS encoding chlorophyll a/b-binding protein encodes MTSNNPELSKVESSKSESQENNDETNDVQMTPSATTPDIPSFGWSGYAERVNGRFAMIGFIAILLIETISKSGFLHWAGLVP; translated from the coding sequence ATGACTTCAAACAATCCAGAATTATCCAAAGTGGAATCTTCCAAAAGCGAATCTCAAGAAAACAATGATGAAACAAATGATGTCCAAATGACTCCTAGTGCCACAACTCCTGATATCCCTTCCTTTGGATGGAGTGGATATGCTGAGAGAGTTAATGGGCGATTCGCCATGATTGGTTTTATAGCAATATTGCTCATAGAAACTATTAGTAAATCAGGTTTTCTTCACTGGGCTGGCTTAGTCCCATAA
- a CDS encoding ABC transporter ATP-binding protein/permease produces the protein MTEQTISNNKRLRDQLSSLRKLAQPFFLPLEQNSGWSFIWLLISLLFCVGGIVLILLTGLIEFFEKIQPILLEKYFNGVVEIVTSIWSSWWGFFFSGVFAIGSLTFFNYRHQLRNKRWVHWSLLGIIVLMLLAVNGINAGIGFIARDLTNALVQKQEAGFYKILGIYACCFIVALPIRVSQIFVTYKLGIIWREWLSKSLISDYMKNKAYYILNPNDEEQTDVDNPDQRITDDTRAFTGQSLSFTLGIFDAFLTFSLNIIILWTISTTLTLSLFAYAAFATSILIIAGKNLVRIDFDQLRYEADFRYGLVHIRDNAESIAFYSGEEPEKAETKRRLLEVVNNFNLLIIWRVIIDVMRRSINYAGNFFPYLIMAVPYFAGEIDYGRFIQASFAFGMVEGSLFFIVNQIEELAKFTAGISRLEGFQSKVEKVSRQKDSSQENIDSWNNSIIIKNADLYPPNSNKKIIAGLNISINPDDSLLVVGPSGCGKTSLLRMLSGLWKPSQGQIDAPKKGDLLFIPQKPYMILGSLREQLCYPTDQNKFSDEHLRAVLNEVNLTSFIDRYPDLTIKQDWPRILSLGEQQRLAFGRLLLNSPRFAVLDEATSALDINTEQHLYSLLRKRDLAVISVGHRPTLIDFHDSVLELNGDGSWHLQPSSNYEFDRL, from the coding sequence ATGACAGAACAAACCATCTCTAATAATAAACGCTTAAGGGATCAACTCAGTAGCTTAAGAAAATTAGCGCAGCCTTTCTTTTTGCCACTTGAACAAAATAGTGGGTGGAGTTTTATATGGCTACTGATTTCGCTATTATTTTGTGTAGGGGGAATCGTTCTAATATTATTAACTGGCTTAATAGAATTCTTTGAAAAAATACAGCCAATTTTATTAGAAAAATATTTTAATGGGGTAGTTGAAATAGTAACTTCAATATGGTCTAGTTGGTGGGGGTTTTTCTTTTCAGGAGTATTTGCTATTGGAAGTTTAACTTTTTTTAATTATAGGCATCAACTGAGAAATAAAAGATGGGTGCATTGGTCTTTACTAGGTATTATTGTCCTAATGCTTTTGGCAGTTAACGGAATCAATGCAGGAATTGGTTTTATTGCAAGAGATTTGACAAATGCACTAGTACAAAAACAAGAAGCAGGTTTTTACAAGATTTTAGGTATTTATGCATGCTGCTTTATAGTTGCATTACCTATACGTGTATCTCAAATATTCGTTACTTATAAATTAGGGATTATATGGAGAGAATGGCTTTCAAAAAGCTTAATATCTGATTATATGAAGAATAAAGCTTATTATATTCTCAATCCAAATGATGAAGAACAAACGGATGTAGACAACCCAGACCAACGAATTACAGATGATACAAGAGCATTTACTGGCCAAAGTTTATCTTTTACCTTAGGAATATTTGATGCGTTTTTAACTTTCTCTCTAAATATTATTATTCTTTGGACTATAAGTACGACTTTAACGTTATCTCTATTTGCTTATGCAGCCTTTGCAACAAGTATCTTAATTATAGCAGGAAAAAATTTAGTAAGGATTGATTTTGATCAGCTTAGATATGAGGCTGATTTTAGATATGGTTTAGTACACATTCGTGATAATGCAGAATCAATTGCTTTTTATTCTGGCGAAGAACCTGAAAAAGCAGAGACAAAAAGAAGACTGTTAGAAGTAGTCAATAATTTTAATCTTCTAATAATTTGGAGAGTAATTATCGATGTAATGCGACGTTCAATTAATTATGCAGGAAATTTCTTCCCTTACCTAATAATGGCAGTTCCATATTTTGCTGGCGAGATTGATTATGGAAGATTTATTCAAGCAAGTTTTGCTTTTGGAATGGTAGAAGGATCATTATTTTTTATAGTCAATCAAATCGAAGAATTAGCAAAGTTTACTGCTGGCATTAGTCGACTTGAAGGTTTTCAATCAAAAGTAGAGAAAGTTAGTAGGCAAAAAGATTCTTCTCAAGAAAATATAGATTCGTGGAATAATTCTATAATAATAAAAAATGCAGACCTTTATCCTCCAAATAGCAATAAGAAAATCATTGCAGGTCTAAATATTAGTATTAATCCAGATGATAGTTTGTTAGTAGTAGGTCCTTCAGGCTGTGGAAAAACATCATTATTAAGAATGCTTAGTGGTTTATGGAAACCTAGTCAAGGGCAAATTGATGCACCAAAAAAAGGTGATCTCTTATTTATTCCTCAAAAACCATATATGATTTTAGGCTCTCTACGAGAACAACTGTGCTATCCAACTGATCAAAATAAATTTAGTGATGAGCATCTTAGAGCTGTACTTAATGAAGTAAACCTCACTTCATTTATAGATCGTTATCCCGACTTAACAATCAAACAAGATTGGCCCAGAATACTTTCATTAGGAGAACAGCAAAGACTTGCTTTTGGTAGGTTGCTTTTAAATTCACCAAGATTTGCAGTATTAGATGAAGCAACCAGCGCTTTGGATATAAATACAGAGCAGCACTTATATAGTCTTTTAAGAAAAAGAGATCTAGCAGTCATTAGTGTTGGTCATAGGCCAACCCTTATCGACTTTCATGATTCGGTTCTGGAGCTCAATGGAGATGGCTCATGGCATCTTCAACCTTCCTCAAACTATGAATTTGACAGACTCTGA
- a CDS encoding histidine triad nucleotide-binding protein, with translation MSEETIFSRILRGEIDCDEIYSDEMCLAFRDIQPQAPVHILVIPRKAIPSLREAEIQDESLLGHLLLVSAKIAKLEGLNHWRTVINSGSEAGQTVFHLHIHVIGGRKLNWPPG, from the coding sequence ATGTCTGAAGAAACAATATTTAGTCGTATTCTAAGAGGAGAAATTGATTGTGATGAAATTTATAGTGATGAAATGTGTCTAGCCTTTCGTGATATTCAACCTCAAGCTCCAGTTCATATACTGGTAATTCCTCGAAAAGCCATACCAAGTCTTAGAGAGGCTGAAATTCAAGATGAAAGCTTATTAGGTCATTTATTACTAGTCTCAGCGAAAATAGCGAAGTTAGAAGGTTTAAACCACTGGAGAACAGTTATCAATAGCGGTAGTGAGGCTGGTCAAACAGTTTTTCATCTTCATATTCATGTAATTGGTGGTAGAAAATTAAACTGGCCTCCAGGCTAA
- the def gene encoding peptide deformylase — MARSFSQLAINAEKQRTSLAVSKKPTDQPELEIHTLGNSALRQSAKRISKVDKNIRDLVKKMLHSMYAAKGIGLAAPQIGSQQQLLVIDLDIENSATPPIILINPEITEFSATIDTYEEGCLSIPGVYLDVIRPSSIKVNFRDEMGRPKKINADGLLARCIQHEMDHLNGVLFVDRAINEEALNKELKEHGFKKKDVLRLCSD, encoded by the coding sequence TTGGCTCGCAGTTTTTCGCAACTTGCTATTAATGCAGAAAAGCAAAGAACTTCTCTTGCGGTTTCTAAAAAACCAACGGATCAGCCTGAACTTGAAATTCACACACTAGGCAATTCAGCATTAAGGCAATCAGCTAAAAGAATTAGCAAAGTCGACAAAAATATTAGAGATCTAGTAAAGAAAATGCTTCACAGCATGTATGCAGCGAAAGGCATTGGCTTGGCAGCACCGCAAATAGGCTCTCAACAACAACTTTTAGTTATTGATTTAGACATTGAAAATTCAGCCACTCCTCCAATTATTTTAATTAATCCCGAAATCACAGAATTTAGTGCCACTATTGATACATATGAAGAAGGATGCTTGAGCATCCCAGGGGTATACCTTGATGTAATCAGACCATCATCTATTAAAGTAAATTTTCGTGATGAAATGGGAAGACCAAAAAAAATAAACGCTGATGGCCTACTTGCTCGCTGCATTCAGCATGAAATGGATCATTTGAATGGAGTGCTTTTCGTAGACAGAGCAATTAATGAAGAAGCTTTAAATAAAGAGTTAAAGGAGCATGGCTTTAAGAAAAAAGATGTTTTAAGGTTATGTAGTGATTGA
- a CDS encoding alpha/beta hydrolase family protein — MKFKNRDSERTSFLNTPLDAKTVCASSPNIKEPRLIDDWVLWLEQRPNEGGRTTALVRPWGKTDCSPQELTHFKWNIKSSIHGYGGAALAAVCSCDQIFLTWVDHSDGCLWSQSWQGLQTSLEKKEPLLIQLTEPICLSKKADFYLGDGLIDLKKMRWLGVMEKDDRDYLVSFSLNDALQEPKVIYIAKDFLGYLKLSPNSNKLAWVEWQKPSMPWDQSELCLASVSDEGELSSHKIFVNPLINSSKKVSVFQPTWLNNDQLVFAEDSNDWWNLKRIDFKNDLISNYKHICNIQAEFAMPQWIAGMSTIAISQDRILALSCKNTTWKLNLINHNQKTINIDLPFDNLSYLDANQGRVILIAGNSFKESSLLEVDLVEKPYTYKLEEKNSILNQDEISVAEDFWFKGFHGRITHALYYAPNPRRFNVIPLLVKIHSGPTSMASRGLNLSTQFWTSRGWAVVDVNYGGSTGFGRDYRDRLREGWGTVDVVDCYSAVKELLKLGKAHNNYIAIEGSSAGGFTALASLCYSKIFNAAACKYPVTDLIDMSETTHRFESNYLDYLVGPLSKNKEKYYDKSPINHIKKITSPVIFFHGMKDKVVKLEQVNKIFFGLKKNQIPVELYTFRDQGHGFRDALVNIEVLELTERFFNVHLGL, encoded by the coding sequence GTGAAATTCAAAAATAGAGATTCTGAGCGCACTTCATTTTTAAATACTCCATTAGATGCAAAGACAGTTTGCGCTTCCTCTCCGAACATAAAAGAACCACGGTTAATCGATGATTGGGTTTTATGGCTAGAGCAAAGGCCAAATGAAGGAGGAAGGACAACAGCATTGGTGCGTCCATGGGGCAAAACTGATTGTTCCCCACAAGAATTAACTCATTTTAAATGGAATATAAAAAGTTCTATTCATGGATATGGTGGAGCGGCTTTAGCTGCTGTATGTTCTTGTGATCAAATTTTCTTAACTTGGGTAGATCATTCTGATGGTTGTCTTTGGTCACAATCGTGGCAAGGTCTGCAAACTTCTTTAGAAAAAAAGGAACCCCTATTAATTCAATTAACAGAACCGATTTGTTTGTCAAAGAAAGCAGATTTTTACTTGGGAGATGGCTTGATTGATTTAAAAAAAATGCGTTGGTTGGGAGTTATGGAGAAAGATGATAGAGACTATTTAGTTTCATTTTCTTTAAATGATGCATTGCAAGAACCTAAAGTTATTTATATAGCAAAAGATTTTCTTGGATATCTTAAGTTAAGCCCTAACAGCAATAAGTTGGCATGGGTTGAGTGGCAGAAACCTTCAATGCCTTGGGATCAAAGTGAACTGTGTCTGGCTTCAGTATCTGATGAAGGGGAATTATCATCTCATAAGATTTTTGTAAACCCTTTAATTAATTCCTCCAAGAAAGTATCAGTTTTCCAGCCAACTTGGTTAAACAATGATCAATTGGTATTCGCTGAGGATAGTAATGATTGGTGGAATTTAAAAAGAATAGATTTTAAAAATGATTTAATATCAAATTATAAGCATATATGTAATATACAGGCTGAATTTGCCATGCCGCAATGGATTGCTGGAATGTCTACAATTGCTATTTCTCAAGATCGAATACTAGCCTTAAGTTGTAAGAATACAACATGGAAATTGAATCTAATTAATCATAATCAAAAGACAATAAATATTGACCTACCTTTTGATAATTTATCTTATTTAGATGCTAATCAAGGTAGAGTAATTCTTATTGCAGGTAATTCGTTTAAAGAATCAAGTCTTTTAGAAGTTGATTTAGTTGAAAAGCCTTATACCTATAAATTAGAAGAAAAGAATTCTATATTAAATCAAGATGAAATAAGTGTTGCTGAGGATTTTTGGTTTAAAGGGTTTCATGGTCGTATAACCCATGCTTTATATTACGCACCAAATCCTAGGAGATTTAATGTAATACCTCTTTTAGTCAAGATACATAGTGGTCCAACTTCAATGGCTTCTAGAGGTTTGAACCTTTCGACTCAGTTTTGGACTTCTCGAGGATGGGCAGTAGTAGATGTTAATTATGGAGGTTCAACAGGATTTGGTAGAGACTATCGTGATCGCCTTCGAGAAGGATGGGGAACTGTCGATGTAGTTGATTGTTATTCAGCAGTAAAGGAACTTCTGAAATTAGGCAAGGCACATAATAACTATATTGCTATTGAAGGCTCTAGTGCTGGAGGATTTACTGCTTTAGCATCTTTATGCTATTCAAAGATTTTTAATGCTGCTGCTTGTAAGTATCCAGTGACTGATTTGATTGATATGTCTGAAACGACTCATCGTTTTGAGAGCAATTATTTAGATTATCTAGTAGGCCCTTTGTCTAAAAATAAAGAAAAATATTATGATAAATCACCCATTAATCATATCAAAAAAATAACTTCACCCGTTATATTTTTTCATGGGATGAAAGATAAGGTTGTTAAATTAGAGCAAGTAAACAAAATCTTTTTTGGACTTAAAAAGAATCAAATTCCTGTAGAACTATATACATTTAGAGATCAAGGCCATGGTTTTCGAGATGCACTTGTAAATATTGAGGTATTAGAGTTAACTGAAAGGTTTTTTAATGTACATTTAGGGCTTTAG
- a CDS encoding aminotransferase class V-fold PLP-dependent enzyme, whose translation MVLSLKISIKNYMKSKKNLAEITRKDFELFSLGSQENNDLIYLDHAATSQKPKFVIERMVHYYKYENANVHRGAHQLSAKATQAFEDAREITSQFVQAKSNREIVFTRNATEAINLVAYSWGDSQLKEGDEILITLMEHHSNLVPWQLLAKRKGCKLRYIGITKTGELDLNDLKNKVNEKTKLVCLLHVSNTLGTCNPIKKISEIAHSAGALILIDACQSLAHKKINVEALDIDFLAGSSHKLCGPTGCGFLWAKEEILEIMPPFLAGGEMIQDVSLQKSNWSDLPHKFEAGTPAIGEAIGMGAAISYLQSIGLENIGLYEKELTQYLFKNLETIEGIRILGPTPEQQPNRAPLATFYIENIHSNDIAELLDSKNICIRSGHHCCQPIHEYYGISSTARASLSFTSTKKEIDFFTQELMSSINFIKEHS comes from the coding sequence ATGGTCCTCTCTCTCAAAATATCTATAAAGAATTACATGAAAAGTAAAAAGAATCTAGCTGAAATAACAAGAAAGGATTTTGAACTCTTTTCTTTAGGCTCTCAAGAAAATAATGATTTAATTTATTTAGATCATGCAGCAACTAGTCAAAAGCCAAAATTTGTGATTGAGAGAATGGTTCATTATTACAAATATGAAAATGCAAATGTTCACAGAGGTGCTCATCAGTTAAGTGCCAAAGCAACTCAGGCATTTGAAGATGCCAGAGAAATAACATCACAATTTGTTCAAGCAAAGTCAAATAGAGAAATTGTTTTTACTCGCAATGCAACTGAAGCAATTAATTTAGTCGCATATTCATGGGGAGATTCTCAATTAAAAGAAGGAGACGAGATATTGATTACTTTAATGGAACATCATAGTAATCTTGTTCCATGGCAACTACTAGCAAAAAGAAAAGGTTGTAAGCTGCGTTATATTGGTATAACAAAAACAGGAGAATTAGATCTCAATGATCTAAAGAATAAAGTAAATGAAAAAACTAAATTAGTATGCCTTCTTCATGTCAGTAATACATTAGGAACCTGCAACCCTATTAAAAAAATCTCAGAAATTGCTCATAGTGCTGGAGCTTTAATACTCATAGATGCTTGCCAAAGCCTTGCCCACAAAAAAATAAATGTTGAAGCATTAGATATAGATTTTCTAGCTGGTTCATCTCATAAATTATGTGGACCAACAGGTTGTGGCTTTTTATGGGCTAAAGAAGAAATATTAGAAATAATGCCTCCTTTCTTAGCTGGAGGTGAAATGATACAAGATGTTTCTCTTCAAAAAAGTAACTGGTCCGATTTACCACACAAATTTGAAGCTGGAACTCCTGCAATAGGAGAAGCTATTGGTATGGGAGCAGCAATTTCTTATCTTCAGTCTATTGGTTTAGAGAATATAGGTTTATATGAGAAAGAACTGACACAATACTTGTTTAAAAATCTAGAAACTATAGAAGGAATTAGAATTTTAGGTCCCACTCCTGAACAACAGCCCAATCGTGCACCTTTAGCAACCTTCTATATAGAAAATATACACTCTAATGATATAGCAGAATTATTAGATTCAAAAAATATTTGTATCAGAAGTGGCCATCATTGCTGCCAACCAATTCATGAATACTATGGAATAAGCTCAACTGCGCGTGCAAGTCTTAGCTTTACATCAACAAAAAAAGAAATAGATTTTTTTACTCAAGAACTGATGTCCAGTATTAATTTTATTAAGGAACATTCCTAA
- the sufD gene encoding Fe-S cluster assembly protein SufD: protein MDPKIYCEWINSLPHTKGVLANNQKEGRKFLQEYGIPKKSNEKWRLTDLTRMNEFFTLPVNQKKNKISVEVNNKANKKSTQISLDTDSPIECQSLPNYIEQISENELKKYFSKFSFKQNRDDIFLKKFNEAINSQLIALKIKKDSNASLEIILPKSKNGLSPYRVMLIVEKGAKLDILEILNSEDFCAHSNLIEIYIENQAIVNHGCIAIGKQYSKLLSHISIIQEKESVYSFCSMLEDWYFSRIEQHIFQLDGNASTNIKGLQITSNSENIETHSIVKFGGPNGSLEQIHKAIAANESHSIFNGLIDVPQVAQQTKASQISKNLLLSSNAKIDTSPKLNIIADDVQCNHGATISQLEKEELFYLQSRGIDQNLANSLIINGFCNEILNGMPLEITKWSSLSKYL, encoded by the coding sequence ATGGATCCTAAGATTTACTGTGAATGGATAAACTCACTCCCTCACACTAAAGGAGTATTAGCAAACAATCAAAAAGAAGGTAGAAAATTTCTTCAAGAATATGGAATTCCAAAGAAATCTAATGAGAAATGGCGTCTTACAGACCTAACACGTATGAATGAATTTTTTACACTTCCAGTTAATCAGAAAAAAAACAAGATTTCTGTTGAAGTTAATAATAAAGCTAACAAAAAATCAACACAAATTAGTTTAGATACAGATTCTCCGATTGAATGTCAAAGTCTACCAAATTATATTGAACAAATTAGTGAAAATGAATTAAAGAAATATTTTTCTAAGTTTTCCTTTAAGCAAAATAGAGATGATATATTCCTAAAAAAATTCAATGAAGCAATAAATAGTCAATTAATTGCACTAAAAATAAAAAAAGATAGTAATGCTTCATTAGAAATTATTTTGCCAAAAAGTAAAAATGGATTAAGTCCCTATAGGGTTATGCTAATCGTAGAAAAGGGTGCTAAATTAGACATACTAGAAATCTTAAATAGCGAAGATTTCTGTGCTCATAGTAACTTAATTGAAATTTATATTGAAAATCAAGCAATAGTCAATCATGGCTGTATCGCGATAGGTAAACAATATTCAAAGCTATTGAGCCATATATCTATCATACAAGAAAAAGAAAGTGTATATTCTTTTTGCTCAATGTTGGAAGACTGGTATTTCAGCAGAATAGAGCAACATATATTTCAATTAGATGGAAACGCTAGTACAAATATAAAAGGACTGCAAATAACATCTAACAGTGAAAATATTGAAACTCATTCTATAGTTAAATTTGGTGGTCCTAATGGGTCCCTCGAACAAATCCATAAAGCAATTGCAGCCAATGAGTCTCATTCTATATTTAATGGATTAATTGATGTGCCTCAAGTAGCGCAACAAACTAAAGCAAGTCAAATAAGTAAGAATCTGCTTTTGTCTTCTAACGCAAAAATAGATACTAGTCCGAAACTAAATATTATTGCTGATGATGTTCAATGTAATCATGGTGCAACAATTAGTCAATTAGAAAAAGAAGAACTTTTCTATTTACAAAGTAGGGGAATTGATCAGAATCTCGCGAACTCTCTAATAATCAATGGATTTTGCAATGAAATTTTGAATGGCATGCCATTAGAAATAACTAAATGGTCCTCTCTCTCAAAATATCTATAA
- the sufC gene encoding Fe-S cluster assembly ATPase SufC, translated as MTKQLDKRMEPKRILLEVKNLHAGIDGNSILKGVNLTIYEGEIHAIMGRNGSGKSTLAKIIAGHSSYEISEGEILLESESITSLEPEERSNKGLFLGFQYPVEVAGVKNIDFLRAAVNARRKELKESELDTFEFDEIVNNTLGIVQMNKDFLERGVNQGFSGGEKKRNEILQMALLKPIVSILDETDSGLDIDALRIISNGINKIHSKNKATILITHYQRLLNEIKPDYVHVMKDGKIIKTGTKELAIALEKSGYEGLEQVET; from the coding sequence ATGACTAAGCAATTAGATAAAAGAATGGAGCCAAAAAGAATACTTCTAGAAGTTAAAAATCTACATGCAGGAATTGATGGTAATAGTATCCTTAAAGGTGTTAACTTAACAATATATGAAGGTGAAATACATGCGATCATGGGAAGGAATGGTAGTGGGAAAAGTACACTAGCCAAAATAATTGCTGGGCATTCATCTTATGAAATATCTGAGGGAGAAATATTATTAGAAAGTGAAAGTATAACCAGCTTAGAACCAGAAGAAAGATCTAACAAAGGGTTATTCCTAGGTTTTCAATATCCTGTAGAAGTTGCTGGTGTAAAAAATATTGACTTTTTACGAGCAGCAGTCAATGCAAGGCGTAAAGAGTTAAAAGAAAGCGAGCTAGATACATTTGAATTTGATGAAATCGTAAATAATACTCTAGGAATAGTGCAAATGAATAAGGATTTTCTAGAAAGAGGCGTAAATCAAGGCTTTTCAGGGGGAGAAAAGAAAAGAAATGAAATACTACAAATGGCTTTGCTTAAGCCTATAGTTTCTATTTTAGATGAAACAGATTCTGGTTTAGATATAGATGCTCTAAGAATTATTTCAAATGGAATAAATAAAATTCATTCAAAGAATAAAGCAACAATACTAATTACACATTATCAGCGCCTATTAAACGAAATCAAACCTGATTATGTTCATGTAATGAAAGACGGAAAAATTATTAAAACAGGTACCAAAGAACTCGCAATAGCCTTAGAAAAGTCTGGCTATGAAGGACTAGAGCAGGTGGAAACTTAA